The Glycine soja cultivar W05 chromosome 4, ASM419377v2, whole genome shotgun sequence genomic sequence TAATGTAATGTATGAACTTCTTTTAGGTACTTCTTGTaccatttaataaattttttgctgataaaaaaagatGTTATCTCCATTATACAAaacaaaggattttttttttttttgttccataCGAAATAaaggttttaatttatttgcctGTGATCGTGAGAGAGAGTCACGAATCCAATTCCACAATATACGAGTGAGAACCAAAGCAATCGTgagatgagagagaaagagaacagGTAATAGGTGATCATGGGAGGTGCTGCAATACATGAGCGTGAGCAAGAATGAGAGCCAATACGTACGAGAGGTGCGGGAGGCAGTCACATTGcagattttctaattttaaaattagtttaatgtgacattattcttaattaatatttgacacATGTCTATTTTATTAGGTGTGCTTGCATGGGAGGTGTTACCTAGGTGTGAATATCTCTTCTTTTGAATGTTATTCTTAGCCTAAAAACTAAAACAACCAAATGGAGAAGTCATGACTCATCATTGGGCTCGATTGAAAGTCTTTTACCAAAATGAAGATGGGACATGTTAGGTGCACCCACTAACATTGCTGGTGCATCCAGCAATTACGTGAATGGGCAAAATTAcccttatttaaaattttaaaaatgaagcgCACCTAGTAGTCCACACCTTTTCGCCTTCTtgcttttcttctcttccttcttcctccacGTGTCTCTTTCCTCTGACTGCTATTTCCATTCGTCTTTGAAGCTTCTTGTGGTGTCGTTGCTGTGTTTCTGCCTCAAGGTTAGTATCTCCCCTCCCTTCCCCTCCTAGGTTGTTTATTTAGTTTAGGAGAGGCTGGatttagggtagaagacgaaGTGAACTCTAGGGTAGAAGACTTGCTTGGAACCTGTAACGATTTGGTTGTTCGGAACAAGTTCTTCTGGATGGTTctccggaagaacttcttccataAGAAGAAACTGAACATTCCgaaagaagttcttccggaaatgttttcggaagaaccttcttccgaatGAACAAAATGTTCTACCAAAAGAAGGTTCTCCCAGAaacaggaattttttttaaattagtttttttttaaattttttttaatgaatgaagttgttattaattttaaaattaagttgtgtatgtttaaTGATAGAAATATTTATGCTTGCATGGTGGTatgtaaaaaattacttaaatattatatattaggttaaatttttgtttattatatatattttttatatgtttgtttAGTGGTTGAGTGTGTAGGGTTTAGTTTAGGGTAGTCAACAATGCTTAGGGTAGTGTGATTAGGGTTTATAACGTAAGGCTGAAGATTTACGTAAATATATGTaggtttttaattatatgaatagtTTATTTGACCCAAAAAAATACGTGTTCTTcatgatttgcagatcatggttagaacacgaggtttaggtcgtgcttTAACTAGGGTTATAGGGCGAGGTAGACAGGATGAGCATGATGCAGTTGATGTTCCCCGaaggcgtaggcctactgcaTCAGCCCGTAGGCAACGGGTACATATTGCGGTTGATGAGGGTGTTCCTCAGGTGACTGAGGATGTTCTTCATATGGCGGAGGATGTTCCTCAGATGACTGAAGATGTCCCTCATATGGCTGACGATTTTCCTCAGATGAGTGAAGATGCGCCTCAAATGATTGCGGGCATAGATGCGACTATTGCAGAGGACTTAGGTCGTGATGGTGCTGAGGGATCACATGCTGAtgagggattccctggtgggCCCCGTGACCCATCAGTTCTGACTTCATTTGTGGAGCATGTCGCACATGCCATTTGGACTGGACATGtattataatttgttaattttttcttcttgatttgtttgtcattttttttttatatttgtgtatTTGGAATGATTtgtacttcaattcaggagcgtTCTGAGCTGAAGTTGGTGTCGCACGGGAGGAAGGTGACGTTaattgggaggccagtgcctgagattgaagggCTGGTTGccgccacaggattaagtccattGATCGGGTGTTCAGTTGTAACCggcgatcctggacttatatccgcatttgtggaaAGGTGGCATAGGGAGACCaacaccttccaccttccagtAGGAGAGTTGAAGATCACACTAAATGATGTGTCCTCACTCTTCCATCTCCTTATCAGTGGCGCCTTCCACAGCTTCGAGGCTCTTTCCGTGGACGAGGCGATATTTTTGTTGATGGAGTTGCTTGAGGTGTCCGGTGAGGAGGCTAGAGCCGAGACAGTACGAGCGCGCGGGGCGTATGTATGCCTCTCATGGGTTCGGGAGATCTATGAGATGAGATGCCAGACACGACGATGGATTGTAGCAGCTCGTGCTTATCTCCTGCACCTGGTCGGTTGCACTATTTtttctaacaagagtgcaatATATGTTCATGTGGTGCATCTAGAGGCTTTTCGCGACCTGGGTCAGAGTGGGGACTATGCCTGGGGAGTTGCAGCcctggttcatatgtatgaccagttagatgaAGCTTCTAGGACCACAACATGGCAGATTGGGGGGTACCTTACTTTATTataggtaaattttgtgttcgTAATATGTTACATTGGATTATGatgtaaacatgtttttatgttatggtaacctaattttttttgtagtgttggatctatgagcactttcCGAGTGTGCATCAATGCATCACCGATGATGCGTACGAGAAAACGTCCCCTCGTGCCTCCCGGTGGCTGACGGTGAAGGCTCATATGAAGGGAATTACAGGAGCATCGTACCAGGCAAGTTGTGATGCTTTGACGGTCACAAACGTGTGTTGGTTGCCTTACAGTGACCATCGTGGGGTTAGGGGGTTTGAGCTGATTTCATCGTTCCAGGGTCAGCTGAGATGGGGTCCTATGGTGGTCACAATTCGATCAGAGAGTGTGCTACGCCATTTTGGGTACATTCAGAGCATCCCTCTGCCGTCTGTTAGCGCTTTGTTGTCATATGATGATATAGATGACagatgacaggtggatgcatTTCTCGGACTACGTAGTAGCTGTGGGTGAGCTTTGTGtagtgcctgggcaggtatctgcggattacatggagtggtttttcCAGATATCTCACCCATTCATGATGCCGACCTAGGCAGGTGACCAGCCCAGACATGCACCTGCCCCAGACCATTAGGACTACATGTAGCCGGACATCCCAcaggttccagtggcatttgacccccctcgacatgcagtggtaagattatttgcgtgtttaatgtttgatgaatagttatttattttaaattttgtaataaatattttttatgactgtCACAGGATGATTACGAAGGCTATGAGGTGATCACAGaaaggttggagcgtgtgctcaaccttaggatggtCATTGTAGGGATACAGTTACATGATATCATGCAAGATTGCCTGAGGATCGCTAGGGGGGTGCCAGCGCAGATGGAAGTGTTAGGGCTCGACAAAGACGACGCACAGAGCAttgatgatgtttttttatgttttgtagttgacatcattttttgtatttgttacactttttgtttaatatagtttacTTTTTGTGCACTCTATATGACACACCGATTCTGATTAACTGACGTTCTGATTCTGATTCCGAAAATCATGAATTTCCTTTATAAGAAtgacattaaaattataaatttttaaaaataagataactaaatatttatgttttaaaataagaagatcaaaattaaaaaaaaaaggatttggaGCCTTCAAACATGTTCAACTACCCATGTTCGggggttttttaaaattatgcgtGAGTCGCCTATGACATTCGTAGGGTGCTGTTtttcatgtttggacgtcaaagaatccaaaaaaaataatatcataagcCGATTCCaccgaataacacctcaaaaaacaaacgcgaaattaaaaaaaaaaaataagatttggactcttcaaacatgttcaagtacccatgttcgggggttttttaaaattatgcgcGAGTCGCCTAAGACATTCGTGGGGTACTGTTtttcatgtttggacgtcaaagaagccaaaaaaaaataatattgtcatCCGGTTACACCGAACAACACCTCAAAAAACAAGCacgaaattttaaaaaaataggatttggagCCTTTAAACATGTgcaagtacccatgttcggggggttttttttaaaattatgtgcgAGTCGCCTAAGGGATTCTTGGGGTGCTGTTtttcatgtttggacgtcaaacaagccaaaaaaaataatatcgtaAGCCGGTTCCaccgaataacacctcaaaaaacaagcacgaaattaaaaaaaaaaaaaggatttggacccttcaaacatgttcaagtacccatgttcgggggttttttaaaattatgtgcgAGTCGCCTAAGACATTCGTGGGGCACTTTTtttcatgtttggacgtcaaagaagccaaaaaaaataatatcgtcaTCCGGTTCCaccgaataacacctcaaaaaacaagcacgaaatttaaaaaaaataggatttggagCCTTTaaacatgttcaagtacccatgttcggagttttttttaaaattatgtgcgAGTCGCCTAAGACATTCTTGGGGTGCTTTTTTTCATGTTTGGATGtcaaagaagcaaaaaaaaataatattgtaagcCGGTTCCActgaataacacctcaaaaaacaagcacgaaattgaaaaaaaataggatttggacccttcaaacatgttcaagtacccatgttcgggagttttttaaaattatgcgcGAGTCGCCTAACACATTCGTGGGgcgttgttttttttgtttggacgtcaaagaagccaaaaaaaataatatcgtcaACCGGTTCCACCGAATAATACCTCAAAAAACAAgcacaatatttaaaaaaaataggatttggagtcttcaaacatgttcaagtacccatgttcggggggttttttaaaattatgcgcGAGTAGCCTAAGACATTCGTGGGGCGCTGTTTTCATGTTTGGATGtcaaagaagcaaaaaaaataatatcgtaAGCCAGTTCCACcaaataacacctcaaaaaacaagcacgaaattaaaaaaataggatttccACCCTTCAAAGTATGCCTAGGGTGAAGGtggaacaataaaaataaattatatttagatcattcaaacaacacattcaattttattatgGAATTCAAACACACTGTAAACAAATAGATAAAAGttacatgaaaaacaaaaaaaaaagaaacgttGCATTCAGTCGTTTAGCGACGTGGCATCCACATCGTCTTCGAATTCCATACCATGTTTagtaaaaacaactaaaatttctattggcccatattttttccagtagttcGACTATGCTAATACCTTCAACACTTCATCGTTGGTTTTCAGctcattaatttcatattttataactttatctgaatactcaaaACGTCCTGGTTGCCGAAAAAACAATCGCCTTACCgcttgtgattcgtgaattccatgagagggaatccctttaggtgcaacttactttatcaaatccttcagttcatcgaGGGTACATCCTGAaggaatttcaaatttctttggattttttcctgtgaacgcaCATCCTACAAATGTGTTTTGGGGTGGCATGTTCCATCTCCCGTTGTAATACAAGAGCGCGTCATGAGTAGGGGTCGTagtgcgttcaagtaagtttattacttcatctggtgttcttccaacggtgcataataactcaatcaaacCAACACacgaaaattgatcattacacattaacattgtgttgacatcatcatcatttatcaattgcatacattgaaagcgaatttggttacctgtatgGGTGAATGGCTGGaggtagtgaatttcatccaaaaattgtttgtcggttagctgaagggtattgtgtattatggtttttaggcttgcaaaatcacagctgtttggtactcgaatgggcaccAAAGTGGAATTTTGGAAGTAAACCCCactatcattgtgaataatcgatccatttggaaaaatgaaacccaacttgagttgacaatcgtctgactgctagtttctcctaaaaatgCCATATTTTGTGTATCAATTGGGAAAGTATgtgaaagcaagataatgtgtgatttattAGCGTTTGTCGTGTCTCATATATATACATGGTTCTCACTGACAGAttgcttcactttttttttacaaaagaacaCGAGTGAACATGTTTCGTGTTTATGTTTCCTACTAAACCAATGTCGTGCATCAGAATGTGTTGTCAAGTCAGTCAATGTCGTGTCACGCTCAAACTTTAATACGCATGCATATCATTATGTTTTGTCAATTATGACAACAATGTATCCTACATGCGTAATTGATTTTGGTTGTAccaactaatttttttcttaacgcAACGAGTACTTAATAATTATCCTTTAATGacttacaacaaattatatcgcataatgaatacaattagataaacaatgcatgttcagtcttcatttaggtcgacatagtctcttttgaatgacatcaagcttgtgtacTGCTGCATtatactaatatatggagttggtcactgctttgcctgagaataacaattggttGACCACAACAACGCTAGAGGCGGTAAaggacaatggtctttcaaataacCCTGTTGTGcatgaacaaacattattaACTCAAATGAACCAGGGAAGTGATTGCATAATTCTTAGACTAGCTAccttcaatgtacctgaacaaaatgatttccaaacacgtgaccgacacatatcATGCGGTGCACAGAAGAATcgggtggtggttgacttctaagaggaaaaaatgtcatgctttgttgtcagGACAACAAcacaaggattacgttataccgtgatgcaatgacatatcccatcttcgttatatccatccacttgtccataCTAACCTGAATCAAGCAAACAGACACATCTAAGTTATTTAAAgtttgttcttaaaaaaaatctaaaaacataccttgtaaaacccatcaacaagtagggacagcCTTAATTGTTtaaatctctctgtgccaccgaagaggttgGTGTAGTCATGCGACCatctgccaagttctttaatcaattcgtTGCGCACCAACAGCCAagaatcttcccccatacctaaaAAAGCGACAATGGActgatatccacagttaccgtccgctttcacatccacaacgttGTGAATGAAACCCTGTATAAATGgtgcaaattgatccaacatggggatgatccttgttggctttGGCAGTTCAGAAGATTATGCACTATGTTTCACTGAAGAGTTGCTtctttgaacagaatgaaaagaatcaacatactcccagtaagacggatcatgctttgtggatctttgactttttttcatcggtttcttcgatgcacctttagtgttgacctttgacggaggagggcacatagagttatgatcagggtatgcaatatctcgaagtttactcttgaGAGTTAGTTTTCCACACACATCAAGTTCCTCAAATATTTTAGATATGGTCTcaatctcttccttgatgctgACTTCGacctcacataacccttggtctgaaaagcaaagtctcctccagaacATATGGACTGAATACACTGAGATGCTGTcagcagtatacctagaaagcttACATGTACAAGGAAGACCGAACATgtttctcatcacacaaccacaagaagagggaTCGTTGCCGAGATAACGTAGATTCTCAACCTCGGCAGCAATCTCATTTAAAGCGTTTCTTGAAACCATTCCAacaagcctcttgtataagtttttttaaatacatgtccaaccacatgcgtactggtttcaaaggatgctttaatttcaacatgttgcagcgtgatcatgttgttcatggcatcccaaacactacacaggtctccaaggctattttgtAATACTCTTTTTAGAGAGTaatgagctgattcaaccctacatttaaaatacacaacaaacatgaaaaatatacaacaattaaataccatttattaataatccttactagaaaaaaataagattttaatacctgtttgtttttgtgttgcctaggtgcatgaccttattcgtccaggctgtaataaatttttccttgtgggggataatccatgtgacgttaacatagtcaacgaacattAGCCTAGGTGAAAAAGCAATTTGAAACTTCTGAAGGGACTCAACGAATTGTTgttcggacggacaatcaaccgAAGTACCCTAGTTATCCATCACATAGTCCCAGACATATTTTTGATCGATTAAAGATTTACACTTCGCCTTGACATTCTTATCgatgtgaaacctgcacaacaagtttgtacactccgggaacacagttttcactgcattcatcagtcTTAGGTCTCtatcagtgacaataacaataGGGAGACGatcgtttcttaaaaatagaCCTGGAAACCGTTCCAAAGACCacacaatattattaacacgctcaccctccagatatgcaaacccagtagagaatgtcatcgccgttggtgtcaccccaacaaagtcaagtagtgggagtctgtacctgtttgttttgtaggtactatctataaaaaaaacaccagatgacatgcattgcgtAACTTTACTgtatctgggtgacaccaaaacagatcatgcaccacaacttcatccttcaatctatgcccatgaatgtattgatcacgttcgagaagcttcatcagatgttgcatttcggtatcaactcctcttattgaagaacgatatgcacttcttgcattgtaaatttgcttggtcgtggtgcaactgttggcattgtgctccttcaacgttagcaagatgtttttttggtttcaccatcgactttgtcatatcaacaataattttcttttcatccttagtcaatcgcccaaCGTATGGATAtccaactaaggacttggccaattcatgattgtgaatctcacagatcaacttcaccatccaacattcccctccatgcactggtttcccacgaagcttgaagggacaaccacatttcctactcctaGTGTCTcttctaacgaattctttattccTACACTTTTACaaaccactcctttcacacccaattaacacaaatgaacttcttcctctgctactaGTATTTGTGTTagatctcataatcactgcaataaatccattttcatgggcaactgttcgagctcacagcaaaacatcatctcgagtaccAAATACCTACAACACAACTtcgacatattaatttttatatgaaacaTACATTCAACCAAATGACTCAAACTAATGAACATGATTACTTGACAGGTATTAAAAGCAttcgaacaatcaacatgtggttcattcacaccacattctttttcattatcataatcCATATAAACTTCTTGTTACATCGAATAGTCATacgtccattgatcttcgtccatcttaacgacatattattaaattatgcatcatacacaagtaatacaaaagttaaaactaaattatttacttaaactaaagtTAACACtataactaacaactaataaaacattttactactacaacaaaatacaattattttacctaaatcatttaataatatacCTAAattattatacctaattaaaccaaatatccacaatttcaaaaatatgaaatacaaatattataaattataatattcatatatattaatttttcacaaatttaaaaacacaattcgaaaaaaattaaaaaaatacaattttcgGAAAAAATTTTGTCGGAAGAAGCAGTGTGCACTACCGGAAGAAACTCTTCTGgaaacttcttccggaagcTGACACACCTTattacggaagaacttcttccagaATAAGTAGCATCAACTTtcagaagaacttcttccggaagaagtttttACTGGATAACCTTCCTCAACATTTTACTGCTTCTGTAACAgatgaacacaaaaaaaaaaaaaccaaaaaagaccATAAAATGCGTACCTTCGACAGAATAAGAAGAACAACTACGATAGAAACCACCAATATTTAACCTTCACCGAATAGCTACTTCCAACAAACTTGCAAAAACCATCAAAACTTGCAAAAACCACCCCGCACACACGACGAAAGTGAAAGTGAAACAAAGAAAACGTAAAACCGGAAGCAGACAcagtaaatttaaagaaaaacaagacaTGGGCAAAAttgtcattaaatattttttttaatttgggttattattataaaattcaatgcatatttaattcacattgttataaaataaataatatatggatTACATATAAAATGTTGTGATAGTAaatactttttagtttttaaaaaatatacagattacataatttgtatgatttaaattcaattcaattatcacaaaatttattattcaaatttacattctcattaaatatgcattagaAATGTTAGTGATAATTATGTatagtaataatttatgtatactaatattatttattttataacgtaATTGATTTATTAGCTTAGTTGGTTAGAGCATTGTAATAATAACCCCAAAATCTTGAAGGATTATTCTTCCAGCACTCAATAAATTTCTTCTAtatctaatatattttgaaaattctaattttatcattttttatttcttcttttgtaaGACCAATTCATATAGTATAATCCATAATTAATGGCCCATGTAAGACTCAAATCTATGATTTTCAGGTTATTAACACGACACTCTAACCAACTGAGTTAATAGgtcaattatgttaaaaaagaattaacatcgatgtatatataacattaaaatttacaatgtatatttaatatacatataattttacataataaattttataacaattaattttgatctaataatgtatttttttacatatataatttttttaaaatctatatgtaaacttatatttaaaatttatatgtaaaaaaatattattaaatcaaaattagttgttacataatttattatgtaaacttataatgtgtgtgtgtgtgtatatatatatatatatatatatatatatatatatatatatatatatatatatatatatatatatatatataaatgttaattattttttaacataattagcTTATTAGttctgatgagaatcatgaaaatgGCCAAATACAgactaaaggcccaagtggagaaggacgaaagcccaagtggagaaggacaaagcccccgagtggagaaggatgaaggcccaagtggagaaggatgaaggcccagaggcaaagacactatcaagactattaattgttgctaagGCCCAAACCAATTTGAAGg encodes the following:
- the LOC114410531 gene encoding protein MAIN-LIKE 2-like; this translates as MVRTRGLGRALTRVIGRGRQDEHDAVDVPRRRRPTASARRQRVHIAVDEGVPQVTEDVLHMAEDVPQMTEDVPHMADDFPQMSEDAPQMIAGIDATIAEDLGRDGAEGSHADEGFPGGPRDPSVLTSFVEHVAHAIWTGHERSELKLVSHGRKVTLIGRPVPEIEGLVAATGLSPLIGCSVVTGDPGLISAFVERWHRETNTFHLPVGELKITLNDVSSLFHLLISGAFHSFEALSVDEAIFLLMELLEVSGEEARAETVRARGAYVCLSWVREIYEMRCQTRRWIVAARAYLLHLVGCTIFSNKSAIYVHVVHLEAFRDLGQSGDYAWGVAALCWIYEHFPSVHQCITDDAYEKTSPRASRWLTVKAHMKGITGASYQASCDALTVTNVCWLPYSDHRGVRGFELISSFQGQLRWGPMVVTIRSESVLRHFGYIQSIPLPSVSALLSYDDIDDR